ACTACATTGCTCTATTCACGTGTGCAGCTTCAAGAGCAATTCACTTAGAACTTGTGTCCAGTATGACGTCTGAAGCATTCTTGATGTCCTTGCGACGCTTTTGTGCCCGACGAGGCCTTCCCCAGGTCATCTTTTCTGACAATGCGAGGGATTTTAAGAAAACCGTCAAGGGATCTACAAAAGATTTTCAGAATGCCGTTAGAAGATGATGTCGCTGGACACCTATGCAGTAAATGCATCAAATGGAAGTTTATGGTGCCAAGCGCTCCATGGTGGGGTGGATGGTGGGAGTGGCTTGTAAGAACTGTAAAGACACCGCTTCGCAAGATTCTTCAAAGAGCCTGCCTCAACTCCGAAGAACTCATGACAGTACTCGCAGAAGTTGAAGCTGTCGTCAATTCTAGGCCACTTACTTTCATTGAGTCGTAAGACGGCGAACTGTGCGCTCTGACTCCTGCCGATCTGTTAATTGGCCGTAGGTTCACGACGATACCACAAGGCAACATCGAGAGCATGGAGATCTCAACGCGTACGGAGGCCTTCCGGAGACTTCAGTACAGAAGGTGCCTGACCGAAAACTTTTGGAGACGATGGACCAAAGAGTACTTGCTCCAACTTAGATCTGCACACTTCTGTGACACATGGAGCAAGAACAATGTTAAAGAAGGCGACGTTGTACTTGTACATGCGGAAAACCTTCCACGCCAAATGTGGCAACTCGCAAGGGTGATTGAAGTCTACGCAGGAGATGATGGACACGTTCGCTCTTGCAAGATAAAGCGACAAGACGGCCTCGTGACGACAAGGGCCATCCAAAGACTGTTTCCGCTTGAACTACAGGCACGACCACACTTCGCGGCCGGCAATGTGTTGtatttcccgcgttcttcctaccAGATAGAAGAGATCGAGCATCGGGCCAGagagcgcgttcgaagggactagctgccatcttggacgttctgggctgaggtggacgctaataaacgcctgtCTGCGTCTCGAGTtcttgtcggctgttccgtgtgcaaCGTACTCtaatatatgtgtgtgtataacTGCCTTATttaaagaatatattttgttgtgttttgacaactctgggctcttactcggtctttggactacaaccggcgttcgctagcgcaccagagggccccttattgtccttgctttcgtgaggttattttcggaagctgttTAGTCCGCTTCGGGATTTgtcccggcgttggcgcctcgatcacggggtgtgtgacagtatgctgcagcaaaaattcggagaccactcggcacattctaatggaatgcatAGGGATTCAGCCAGTGAGACCTGTAgttaacgtacaacttccagaagcgcttggatttaaagtggacggaagcatcaaccgggaAGAGatttgatacgaccggatccgtaaCATGCATACGTATatagcagtacaaggtagatagagagttttgaggaagagaaacaagattaaggagatgtataagaaaatgctagaatgaaaagcatttAAAGCATACTCACCTTTaagccggcttcacttttaaacacaaatgcattgctgtgaagacatttttacaggagcaatttaggctgtcttatatcaaaatgtgaaggccgtaggactttttaaaattattttattaattgtttgctgttgcccccaGGCGCGCGCGTGCACagaatttagaaaggctcggttttcaacatccCCTCAAttttgcctagaaccaaagtacagccaaacaccatcagaattggaggacgcttaagcttcgcctttaagagtggaacgcgatagcattcaaatatccctggctgcttatcaggcttttttctcgtatattcaaattacaatgcgacgctatcacgtctgtaggttgtggttgagtcgtactttatgatttttctgacgaattttactttgagaaattcaatttttgttcactaacactttgcaccacgcgaagggcctacccggtcggggtgattcgggatGATATGGTTCGGCATGATTTCCCGGCTTTCCGCTTGCGCGCCGTAGCAGTGCTGCTGTCAAACAGGACACAAATGAACTAAACGAGATGCATGCCGCGGCTGCGCTATTCCAGCTAGCGGTGAGCATCGCGTCTGAGCGCGCAGGGTTCAAACGATCATACAACAAGAACAAAAACAGTCAGCCCGCACATTACGACACGCGATATCGTGTCAAATAAGTTATGAACATAAAAACGCAGGCATCACAACTTGCAGAAGTAGGACTCGACACTTGCGACTGTTAGTATTTATAACATCGCTTGGTAGTCcatttcacaactcggacagacGTATGAAAGACGTAGTGAACGAGTCGTACGCAGACTTGTACGGGTGTTTTACCAACCGCTCTGCTCAAAGCGGAACTTTGCTTGAACGGTCAAAGGCTGTCAGAACTTGGCTGAAAGCTGCGCCGATTTGATGTCATGCGTAACAGCACTATAGTGTCGACAAGAGATCAACGTACTGCTGGGTTCTAGAACAACGTTTCAGTTGCGATCGTACGGCACGACACGGCTAGGCGCAGCTACACTGATAGTATGACACTCCATGTGAATTCAACGCACCGGTATTTAACGCACTAACGCAAGCGATGTCGCTAGAACGCGATTCTAACCGCACTTTGGAGCAAATTGTGGTACGTACCAATAGTGCCAAGCGTCACATTGCCACCGTAGCATACGGTGCAAGGCTTATGGTAAGGCTCAAACGAATTGAATACTATAGCACATTATTCTACCACGCTTTGGAAGATGTCCTTGTGGTACTTTATATACCAGGGCCACTTCAATTTCTATAGTAGAGATAGTTGGGTGCCCACGTCGTCAGAATTAGCATGTGATAAATGAGGTGCGCATTAACTTTCGATAACTCCATATCAGAGAAGGCGGCAATATTACATTTTAAAGCCCTTAATTTCAAAGCGATGTGAAGAGCTGTTTTACGCTGACGGGTAACGCCCATTCAGTGTATGCTGCATAACGTGCATCCATGGTGCCAGCGACAGCAGTAGAAAGCTCCTGCGTTATGCATTCAAGGTGGTCTTGCAAGTGTTACTGTTCAATCGCTTCTTCACAGCGCACTACTCGCGACAATGCTTGGATAATAAATACTGGATGCTCTGTAAGCGGGAACGAATTAAGATCCAAAGCATGTTAAGGTATATACACACAAGGTAAACCTCAAATCAAACCAAAGCATAAGCCAGGAGTACACATGGTACACGTCCACAGTTCCTCACAAGCAGTACATGAAAAGATACAACGACGAGAGTGAAAAAGTGACGATAAGCACGAACTCACACAAGCGCAAAGAAAATCGCTGATGTTCATTGAGTCACTCTCGGGCAATTTGAACGTGACGTTAGCGTTCTGTACGAAACATGAAGCGTACACGAATACCTGCCGGCCCACAACGTGTACCCGAGCTGTACCGTACTGTAATATCGCACAGAAACATATGCGCGCTCAGCCAAAGAACACGCAGGGCCTCTCGCGCCTCATCCTGGCGTCCGTGCTGCACCCGAAGTCCTCGGCAAAACGCGGGAAGTTGGCCACCGCCTTGTTGCAGTCGCCTGCAAACGGACGTCTTTGCGGATGGAGCGTCTGGTTCGTGCACATCAAGTAGCACAAGGTCACGTAAAAGAGCCGGCGCTGGGAGAAGGCTGAGCGAGCCGTGCGCAGCCGCTCGCCGGAGGATACCAGTGCCTTCTCGAGGGACGCGTAGGCCACCTCGACGGCTGGGATCTCTGGGAAGAAACCACCGGACTCTGGTAGACACTCTTCGCGGTCCGCGACGGCTTCGGTCCACGTGGGTGACAGCCAGGACCCGTTGGTGACAAGCACGCCGCTGGCATCGCGTCTCGCGCCGTCGGCGTCCAACGCTCGGACGACCTCGGCGGCGTATAGGAAGCCCAGACCACCGTAGAACATGGCACGCGTACCCTCGAAGTAAAATACAGGCCGCGACAGCGCCTGCACCGACACGCGCACCTCGTTGCGTAGGTAGTCGTACTCGACGAGTGGTAGCTCCATGTTAGCCGGCAGCTGCAGCACCATGTCGCGCTCCTCCTGCTCCAGATCGTTGATCGCTTCCCTGTATTGGACCCAGGCGTCCACGACCGTCCAGGACGGGCCGCTCGGCTGCCTGAACTTGGAGTACAGTACCGCGAGTCCCACATTATCCATCATGTTATCGGGGGGCCACAGCACGGTGCCCATCTCGCGGAGCTTCTCTTCGGCGCGTAGTTTAGACGCCTCGTCCAGCCAAGCCAGCGCGCTCACTTTATCCGCTACCATCTCGCGGATGGCGTGAAGAAGCTGGTTGATTTCTTCGCGCAGCGTTGGCGAGAAGCGCGGCACCGTGTAGAGCGAGATGACGAGCAGCCGGAACAGCGCCTCGACCTGGGCTGCGCAGAAGAGCTCTTCTTCCCCGGTGTGGGGTGCCCCGTGCCGGTCGCGGAGCAGTGACGGGTCAGCGAGCGGTGCGAACAGCCGGGCGAAGAACCAGCCCATGTTCTCGAgcagcgtggcctccgtgaaccgGGAAAAGAGCCCATCGGTGGCACTGAGGATGGCGCTGTTGGAAACACGCAGCAGGTGGTTGCCGTCGATGACGGGCAGCACATGTTTCTGGAGCTGACGCTGCCACTCGGTGTAGCTGATGTTCGGCGTGTACTCTTGGCTCACGTATCGCAGCGCCACGTCGTCGCTGGGTCTACTGCCATTGGTCAGAGCGTTGGCCAACTCTCCCAGCACCGTCGAATCGACATCGGCCATGTTCTGGGCGCGTCGGGCGCTGAAGTCGCTGGCGTTCGAGCTGTCGGACAGGGCATCGTGCAGCCTGCGCCAGTGGTGTTCAAAGGAGCCCCTCCTGACGATATCTCTGTGCAGACTGAACCAGACGAGTGTATAGGAGCTCGGCCCAATGATCACAGCCGGTGGACTGCCGCCCGGCTTCGCGCTTCTGCGAGCGAAGCGCACGGTAAACCATAGAGGCACTTGCCACTTGAACGCCAGGTCGATGAGTACGCCCAAAGGCCTGACTGTCGGAGAGGACAGCTTCGAGGGCCAAGGGATGCCCCGCTGGGTCATGAATCGCCTCAGCACCC
This genomic stretch from Dermacentor silvarum isolate Dsil-2018 chromosome 2, BIME_Dsil_1.4, whole genome shotgun sequence harbors:
- the LOC119440433 gene encoding uncharacterized protein LOC119440433, with product MSTTSDTPSKGRSSSDSHKTEPAAAENVTAAEIAVSPSPSAQPTTELKSAAGGGKRHKQRSRPASPRRLKRTKSKKQPRDGASADAGATQSEVASCVSVAATLCSPLYSQDTTAVQQQTANLTLESCPLIRRSVSAASNDPFAKLSTSDSTHSSGQKEPSKRGDQPPASGAPSRAEVGQPEASIPVAVPVERPASKSMPVPSSSPAAHKVMLLYPASSLTSQGGAGRDANAAATRARNAEAASSEVATVKSESAPLSRRRETSLPNLMAVPGKSAMAGRRTPSLSMDKRARFRDAPIIELVLLSLTQLSSGKRNAALTLTAAAAASATIVLAAIIVYALFVHSDAEEDAPEPAGCTSSDCRHHAALITNRLNLSLDPCHDFAAFACSAWSPPPTWLHREFPSARDDVVLAWARDFENTLVTGSRYLPTGEMAKLMFRACAYDTTAQRDTSALRVLRRFMTQRGIPWPSKLSSPTVRPLGVLIDLAFKWQVPLWFTVRFARRSAKPGGSPPAVIIGPSSYTLVWFSLHRDIVRRGSFEHHWRRLHDALSDSSNASDFSARRAQNMADVDSTVLGELANALTNGSRPSDDVALRYVSQEYTPNISYTEWQRQLQKHVLPVIDGNHLLRVSNSAILSATDGLFSRFTEATLLENMGWFFARLFAPLADPSLLRDRHGAPHTGEEELFCAAQVEALFRLLVISLYTVPRFSPTLREEINQLLHAIREMVADKVSALAWLDEASKLRAEEKLREMGTVLWPPDNMMDNVGLAVLYSKFRQPSGPSWTVVDAWVQYREAINDLEQEERDMVLQLPANMELPLVEYDYLRNEVRVSVQALSRPVFYFEGTRAMFYGGLGFLYAAEVVRALDADGARRDASGVLVTNGSWLSPTWTEAVADREECLPESGGFFPEIPAVEVAYASLEKALVSSGERLRTARSAFSQRRLFYVTLCYLMCTNQTLHPQRRPFAGDCNKAVANFPRFAEDFGCSTDARMRRERPCVFFG